AGCCGCCGAGGATCACCGACACCAGGCGCGCCGTGCCAGCGAGCACCGGACCCAGCACCCGGCCGGCGCCCTGGGCGGCGAAATAGAGGCAGAGGCCGAGACCATAAAAGCCGAAGCTCGGTCCGGCCCAGATGAGATAGGAGCGGGCCGCGGCCAGCACCTGCGGGTTGTCGGTGAACATGCCGGCCCAGGCCGACGGCATGAGCCAGCCAAGAAGGCCAATGGTCGTGGTGATGGCGAAGGCGAGCATGCCGCCGGTCCAGGCCGCGCGCCTCGCCCGCTCCGGCTGGCCGGCGCCGATCGCCATGCCGACCATCGGCACCATGGAGACGCCGACCGCGAAGGTGAAGGGGATCAGCATGAATTCGAGCCGCGAGCCGATGCCATAGCCGGCCAGCGCCTCGTGGCCGAAACGGGCCACCAGCGCGGTCAGGATCAGCACGGTCAGCACCGACTGGAACGACGACACGCAGGCGAGCGCGCCAACCTTCAGGATGTCGGCGAAATGTTCGCCGCGCAGCCTGACCCCGGAGACCGGCAGCACGATGCGGCAGGCGCCCGAGCGCAGGAAGCGGAACATGATGAGCGCGCCGATGCCATAAGCGATGACCTGGCCGAGCGCGATGCCGAACATGCCGAGACGCGGCACCGGCCCGAGCCCGAGGCCGAGACCGCCGCCGATCACCACCTGGAGAATGGCGACCGCCAGCAGGGTCGAGGACGGCACGGTCATGTTGCCGGCGCCCCGGATGATCGAGGCGAGCAGGTTGCACAGCCAGATCGTCAGCGCGCCGAGAAACACGACATTGGAATAGATCAGCGCCTGTTCGAGCGCCTCGCCATGGCCGCCGAGCGCGCTGTAGATCGGCCGGCCGAAGACGAACATGACAAGGGTGATGGCGAGCCCCAGGCCAAGCGCGATCAGCACGGTGTGGTAGGCGAGCGAGCGGGCGCGCGCGTCGTCATTGGCGCCGATGGCCCGGCTGATCGCCGACGACACGCCGCCGCCCATGGCGCCGGCCGACATCATCTGCTGCAGCATGATGATCGGGAAGACCAGCGCCATGCCGGCGAGCGCCCCCGTGCCGAGCAGCCCGACATAAACGGTCTCGGCGATCGCCACCGCGGCGGTCGCCACCATGGCCAGCATGTTCGGCAGGCTCAGCCGGATGATCGTCGCGAGCACCGGCGCGCTGACGATTGGGTTGACGGTCGCTGCGGCGGTCATGGTCATGGCACGTCTCGATCTTGCGCGGATGGCGGGGCCGAAGCGACAAATTTAGCTGTATATGCAGATAGTTGGCGGAACGGCGAACGATGGCCGGGCATCAGCGGGCCAGCCGTTCAATGGTCCGGTCGAGCAGGGCATTGAGGGTGGTCGCGTCGGTGCCGCCGAGCGCCTGGTCGATCTGGCGCTGGCCGGCGAGCCAGGCCGGCCGGGCCGCTTCGTAGACCGCACGGCCTTCCGGCGTGAGGTGCAGGCGCCGATGCCGGCGATCACGCGGGTCATGTGCCAGCCGGACGAAGCCCTGGCGCTCCAGCGGCCTGAGCGTGCGGGTCAGGCTGGTCGGGTCCATGACCATCCGTTCGGCGAGCATGCCGATACCGACGCCGTCATCGGACTTGAGCTGACCGAGCAGGCCAAACTGGGTGACGGTCAAGCCGTGCGGTTCGAGATGCTGGTCGAAGATGTGGGAAACGAGGCGCGCGACCTTGCGGATCCGCACGCCGGTACAGGCCGAGGGCGGGGTGGTCGCAGCGGAACCAAGAGAACCATCGCTCATGGGCGAGAAATAGCTGCATATGCAGGTACTGACAATCTGCATATGCAGCTATTTGTCCCGATGCATGCCAGCCTTGTGCCGGACAGGGCCTCGGACTTAGGCTGCACGGCGAGACGCCCGGTCACGGAACAGGCTTGCCATGCCATGCACGGCCACTCGCCTTCCTCTTGTCGCGCTCGGCCTGGTTCTGTGGGGAAGCTCGGGCGCGTGGAGCCAGCCGGTTCCCGCCTGCCGTTTCAACGCCGACATTGTAGCGGCCGCCGACTTCCTGCTCACCGAGCCCAGGATCGAGCGCCGTTTCTGGCGCGACCGCGCCAGTGATGACGCGGCTTTTCTCAAGATCCGCTATGCCGGCTTGAGCCATGCCGACGGCCTCCGGCTGATCGACGAGCTCCGCCAGCGCCGGCCGCCGCCGCAGCGGATCGAGGAATTGCGGCTCGCCCATGCCCGGCCCGCCGATCGCGCGACCGTGCTGGATGGCCCGATCGACAGCGCGACAGGTCCGGTGCTGAGCGCTTCAGCCTTCCGCGCCGCCATCCTCGATGACGACGGCGAGCGTCTGTTCAAGGCTTTAATACGCCGGGCCTCGCCGCAGCAGACCCCGATCCTGGCGGACGCGCTGCAGGTGCAGCTGGCCCGCGGCCTCGCTGATCTCGACGACGCCACCAAGGACCGTGTCGCCAGGCGTGCCGAGGCCGCCGGCTTCTGGCGGTTCAGCCTCGAAGTCTTGGCGGCCAAGTCTGATCCATCGGCCTGGCTCGCCACCTTGAAGCGTTCGCCGTTCGCCCCGCCCGACGCGGCCCGGCTTGCCGAGCTGTTCGCCCCGCTCTGGCGCGGCTACGCGACACTCAACCCGCAGGCTTATCAGCGCGATGCCTTGCCTGTGGAGTTGCGCGCCGCTGCCGAGCAGCTGGAGGCGCGCCGCATGCCGGAGACGACCAGCATCGACCACGTCAACACTCTGGTGCGCCTCGCCCCGCGTGCGCAATTCCTGATGACTGTGCTCAACCAGACCGGCTCGGTGCGGCTCGGCAGCGAGGTGGCGCAGCCACTGGTCGAGGACATCCAGGCCGGCCGGCTCGATCCCGCCCAGGACGACGATGCCGTGCAGATCCTGATTTTCAGCGGCCTCGACCGGGTGCTCGGCCGCGCCCAGGCCTCGGCGCAACTGATGAGCTTCCGTTCCAGCATCGGATCGGCGCCGGACCAGACCACCTTGATACGGCTGGAGCGAACCGTCGCCCGCCAGGCGCTGCGTCCCTATCTCACCGGCAACCGGCCGGCCTTGCCGGAGCGTCCGCTGCCGCTGTCGCCCGACTTCGATTGGGAAAGCTGGTCCAGGACCGCCCAGATCCTGCGCGCGGGCACCCCGGTACCGGATGGCAGCCAGCCAATCGCCGCCGAACTTCTGGAAGCGGCCGGACGCTATCCCGAAGCGCTGCTCGCCTGGCGCCACGTCGCCGATCGCGAGGCCGGACGCATTGGCGCCCATGCCATGCTGCTGGCCCTCGACCAGCGCTGCGCCAGACTGATGTCGCCGCCGGCGCCGTTGCAGGAACCGGTCTACCGTTTCGAGCCGCGCTGACGCTCAGCTCAGCGTCGGGCCCCAGGCCGGATCGGAGCCGAAGCTCGGCGTCGGCACGCGGTTCTCGGCGCGGGCAAAAATGTCCGACTGGAACAGTTGCGGCCCGGCACCCTGGTCGCGAAAGAACATGACGAACAGGCCGTTCGGCGCGAAGGTCGGGCCTTCGTTGTGGTAGCCCGAGGTCAAGATGCGCTCGCCCGAGCCGTCGGGCTTCATCACGCCAATGGAGAACTGGCCGCCGCCCTGGCGGGTGAAGGCGATCAGGTCGCCGCGCGGCGACCAGACCGGCGTCGAATAACGGCCCTCGCCGAACGAGATGCGGTTGGCGGCGCCGCCGCCCGAGCTCATCACATAGAGCTGCTGGGTGCCGCCGCGATCGCTTTCGAACACGATCTGCCGTCCATCCGGCGAGAACGACGGGCCGGTATCGATGGCCGAACCGTCGGTCAGCCGTACCGCGTTCTTCGACCTCAGGTCCATCGAGTAGATCGACGATCCCGCGCCCTGCTGCAACGACAGCACGATGCGCTGGCCATCGGGCGAGAACCGCGGCGAGAAGCTCATGCCCGGAAAATTGCCGACCTGCTCGCGCTGGCCGCTCTCGATATTGAGCAGGAAGACGCGCGGCTCGCCGGAATTATAAGCCATGTAGGTGATGTCCTGGCTCGACGGCGAGAAGCGCGGCGTCAGCACCAGGTCGCCGCCCCGGGTCAGGTAGCGCACATTGGCGCCGTCCTGGTCCATGATGGCCAGCCGCTTCTGGCGGCGGTCCTTCGGGCCGGTCTCGTCGACGAACACCACGCGGGTGTCGAAATGGCCCTTCTCGCCGGTCACCCGCTCGAAGATCTGGTCCGAAATGATATGGGCGATGCGCCGCCAATTGGCCTCCTGGGTGGCGAATTGCTGGCCGTGCAGCTGGCTGCCCTGGGCGACGTCCCAGAGCCGGAATTCGACCCGTGAACGCCCGTCGGCGCCGCGGCCGGCCCGGCCGGTGACGAGACCGGCGGCACCGGTCGCCTGGAAGCGCTGGAAGTTCGGCGCCTGGTCGGGATCGACCTGGACATTGGCATAGGCCTGGCGGTCGATGATCCGGAAGAAGCCGGAGCGCCGGAGGTTGTTCTCGATCACCCCGGAAATATTGCGGCCGATATCGCCCTCGCCGCCGAAATTCGGCACGGCGATCGGAAAGGGCTGCACCTGGCCGCGCCGGATGTCGATCACCGGCGGCTGGCTCTGCTGCGCTCGAGCGTAAGGCGATACCAGGCCGGAAGCGCCGAGGGCGGCACCGGCGGACAGGAGATTGCGGCGGTTCAGGAGCAAGGTCATCATGAGTCTCGATCAGTCGCTGAGCTTAGCGACGCCCTGGGTCACGACGGTGACGGTGGGCGCTCAGCGCATCATTTCCTTCGGGTCAAAGTTGAGCACGACTTCGCGCCAGGTTTCATAACGCTCGCGCGGCAGCCTCACGCCGCCCTCGGCCGAGCAGCGCATGACAGCGCGCACGGCGGAATTCGCGAGCACCTGGAAATTGGAATCGCCACGCGGGTTCTGCACCTCGGGGCGACCGGTGACGGTGCCGTCGGGATTGAACGACACCCTCAGCCGCACGGCCTGGCTATTGCCCTCGCGTGCCGAAATCGGGATTTCCCAGCAGCGCTCGGCCCAGGCGCGGATCGCATCGATCTCGCGGCCCGAGATGCGCGCGGCGGCGCCCGTCGCGGTGCCGAGCGAGGCGGTGCGCACCGGCGCGCTGGCACCGGTCGCCTCGGTGCGGGCGGCCTGACGGCGGTCATTCTCCTGGGTCGGGCTGGTGTTCAGCCGGGCAGCGATCGAGTTCGGATCGAACTGCCGGGCATTGGCCCGCTCCTGGCGCTCGCGCTCGGCCCGCTCGCGCGCCTCCCGCTGAGCCCGTTCGCGGGCCTCGCGCTGCGCCCGCTCACGGGCCTCGCGCTGGGCTTTTTCGCGGGCTTCACGCTGTTCGCGCTCGCGCGTCTCGCGCTGCTGCTGGGCGACGGCCTGACGTTGTTCTTCCTCGCGCCGGCGCTGCTCGGCCTGGCGCTGCTCCTGGCGGCGCTGCTCGTCTTCGCGCCTCTGCTGCGCCTGGATCTCGGCGAGCTTGGCTTCGAGGTCCTCGCGCTGCTCGGGCGCAACGGCAGGCGTCGGGCGCGGCGCCGGCTGCGGCGGCTGGACGGCCGCGACCTGCGCCGGGCGGGCGGCCGGCGGCGGCGGCGCCTCGGCCTGTTCGGGCTGCGGCGGCTGTGGCATCGGCGGACGCGGGGTCGGCGGCGGCGGCAATTGTATGTTCTGCACCCGCTCGCGGGCGACCGGCACGGAAGCCTCGTCCGGGGTCTGGCGCTCTTCGGGGGTCTGGCGGTCGACGACACGCTGCGGCGTTGGCGTGCGCTCGCCGCGACGATCGCCGCGGGTCGACTGCGCCGGCTCGTCGGAGACGATCTCGACCGGCACGCTCTCGCCCTCGTCCGGCTTCTGCGGCGCGCTCAGAAAGCCGACCAGGGCCGCGGCAAGCAGGAGCACATGCCCGCCCACCGAGACCCCATATCCGACTTTTTGCGGGTGCAGCGCCACGCTCTTCAAACCTCGGCCAGCTTTCAGCGCGACGCGCGTTCGGTCGCGACCAGCGCGACCTTGGTGAAGCCGCCGCCCTTGATCTGCGACAGCACGTCCATGATGGCCTGGTAATTCACCGCGGCGTCGCCGCGCACGAAGATGCGCTCCTCGCCGCCGTTCTGCGCCATGGCCTTCAGCTGCTCGATCAACTGGGCCTGTTCGACCTTGTTGTCGCCGAGATAGATATCGCCGTTCTGACGCACCGAAACGGTGATCGGCGGCTTGTCCTGCTGGATCGCGCGGGCGGACGCCTGCGGCAGGTCCAGCGGCACGGAGACCGTCATCAGCGGTGCCGCCACCATGAAGATGATCATCAGCACCAGCATCACGTCGACCATCGGCGTGATGTTGATCTCGTTCATCACGAAGGCGCGGCGGCGCCGGCGGCCGTTATTGCCGCGGCCGCCACCACCGCTTGCGACATGAGCTCCCATGGTCGTCTCCTCAGGCCGCGCGCTGGTCGTAGGTGGTCGGCCCACCCTGCTGATCGATCTGACGCGACAGGATGGCGGCGAACTCGTCGGCGAAGCCTTCGAGCCGGTTGGCGATCTTGTTCACCTCACCGGCAAGCTTGTTATAGGCAATGGTTGCCGGAATTGCGGCGACAAGGCCGATGGCGGTGGCGAACAGGGCCTCGGCAATGCCGGGCGCGACCACCGCGAGCGAGGTGTTCTTCGAGATCGCGATCGCCTGGAAGGCGGTCATGATGCCCCAGACCGTGCCGAACAGGCCAATGAACGGGCCGGCGGATGCAACGGTCGCCAGAACCATCAGGCGAGCCTCGAGACGCTCGACCTCGCGCTGGATGGTGACGTTCATCACCCGGTCGATGCGCTGTTGCAGGCCGGCGAAGGAGCGCGACGCGGTTTCGTGCGACCGCTTCCACTCGCGCATGGCGGCAACGAACAGCGCCGCCATGGCGGTGGTCGGCCGCTGCGCCAGGCTGCGATAGAGTTCCTCCAGCGACTGGCCGGACCAGAAAACCTGCTCGAAGCGGTCCATCTGGCTGCGCGTGCGGCGGAACAGGATGATCTTCTCGACAATGATCGCCCAGACCCAGATCGAGGCCGAGACGAGGCCGAGCATGACGAGCTTGACCACCCAATGGGCGGTAATGAACAGACCCCAGAGCGACACGTCGTGGGATGCGGCGACGGCGGTCTGGGCGACATCGGCGGGATTCATAGGCGGCGATCCTTTTCGCGACAGGTCCGGCTTCGAGGTCGCAGAACAGCCCACGCCACGGTTTGAGAACCCGGAACGGCCAGCGCCTGTGCAGTTTTCGCGCTTTTTCCCGTCCCTGGAGGGCGAAATGACCCTCGAATGTGTCTTGACCGTGACGCGGTCTGTACATCCGCGTGGTAAACTACCAAGCCATCGATAAGGTTAAGACTGGGTTATTGCCGCACTGCAACAGCTTATTGCCGTCGGTAATTGTCACAAAAAGGTGGTCGCGCGACTGCTATGCGCGAATGCGTCAGCGAAGACTTGGTCGTTCACCCCCGGACCAGCAGCACCAGCGCGCCGACCACGGCGATGGCCAGCAGGCCGATACGCATCCTTTCACGGTCCATCAGCGCGACCGCCGACGGCGCCAGCCAGGTGCCGATCAAAATGCCGGGAACCAGCAGCGCCGCGCGGCCGAGATCGGCGAACCCGAACCGGCCGGCCGCGACATGCATG
This portion of the Phreatobacter stygius genome encodes:
- the tolQ gene encoding protein TolQ; translated protein: MNPADVAQTAVAASHDVSLWGLFITAHWVVKLVMLGLVSASIWVWAIIVEKIILFRRTRSQMDRFEQVFWSGQSLEELYRSLAQRPTTAMAALFVAAMREWKRSHETASRSFAGLQQRIDRVMNVTIQREVERLEARLMVLATVASAGPFIGLFGTVWGIMTAFQAIAISKNTSLAVVAPGIAEALFATAIGLVAAIPATIAYNKLAGEVNKIANRLEGFADEFAAILSRQIDQQGGPTTYDQRAA
- the tolB gene encoding Tol-Pal system beta propeller repeat protein TolB, producing MTLLLNRRNLLSAGAALGASGLVSPYARAQQSQPPVIDIRRGQVQPFPIAVPNFGGEGDIGRNISGVIENNLRRSGFFRIIDRQAYANVQVDPDQAPNFQRFQATGAAGLVTGRAGRGADGRSRVEFRLWDVAQGSQLHGQQFATQEANWRRIAHIISDQIFERVTGEKGHFDTRVVFVDETGPKDRRQKRLAIMDQDGANVRYLTRGGDLVLTPRFSPSSQDITYMAYNSGEPRVFLLNIESGQREQVGNFPGMSFSPRFSPDGQRIVLSLQQGAGSSIYSMDLRSKNAVRLTDGSAIDTGPSFSPDGRQIVFESDRGGTQQLYVMSSGGGAANRISFGEGRYSTPVWSPRGDLIAFTRQGGGQFSIGVMKPDGSGERILTSGYHNEGPTFAPNGLFVMFFRDQGAGPQLFQSDIFARAENRVPTPSFGSDPAWGPTLS
- a CDS encoding MarR family winged helix-turn-helix transcriptional regulator, whose translation is MSDGSLGSAATTPPSACTGVRIRKVARLVSHIFDQHLEPHGLTVTQFGLLGQLKSDDGVGIGMLAERMVMDPTSLTRTLRPLERQGFVRLAHDPRDRRHRRLHLTPEGRAVYEAARPAWLAGQRQIDQALGGTDATTLNALLDRTIERLAR
- the tolR gene encoding protein TolR; amino-acid sequence: MGAHVASGGGGRGNNGRRRRRAFVMNEINITPMVDVMLVLMIIFMVAAPLMTVSVPLDLPQASARAIQQDKPPITVSVRQNGDIYLGDNKVEQAQLIEQLKAMAQNGGEERIFVRGDAAVNYQAIMDVLSQIKGGGFTKVALVATERASR
- a CDS encoding MATE family efflux transporter yields the protein MTMTAAATVNPIVSAPVLATIIRLSLPNMLAMVATAAVAIAETVYVGLLGTGALAGMALVFPIIMLQQMMSAGAMGGGVSSAISRAIGANDDARARSLAYHTVLIALGLGLAITLVMFVFGRPIYSALGGHGEALEQALIYSNVVFLGALTIWLCNLLASIIRGAGNMTVPSSTLLAVAILQVVIGGGLGLGLGPVPRLGMFGIALGQVIAYGIGALIMFRFLRSGACRIVLPVSGVRLRGEHFADILKVGALACVSSFQSVLTVLILTALVARFGHEALAGYGIGSRLEFMLIPFTFAVGVSMVPMVGMAIGAGQPERARRAAWTGGMLAFAITTTIGLLGWLMPSAWAGMFTDNPQVLAAARSYLIWAGPSFGFYGLGLCLYFAAQGAGRVLGPVLAGTARLVSVILGGWWLVATDQPQWMLFALVGLSMVVYGLTTAYAIHITRWGPKRA
- the tolA gene encoding cell envelope integrity protein TolA: MGGHVLLLAAALVGFLSAPQKPDEGESVPVEIVSDEPAQSTRGDRRGERTPTPQRVVDRQTPEERQTPDEASVPVARERVQNIQLPPPPTPRPPMPQPPQPEQAEAPPPPAARPAQVAAVQPPQPAPRPTPAVAPEQREDLEAKLAEIQAQQRREDEQRRQEQRQAEQRRREEEQRQAVAQQQRETREREQREAREKAQREARERAQREARERAQREARERAERERQERANARQFDPNSIAARLNTSPTQENDRRQAARTEATGASAPVRTASLGTATGAAARISGREIDAIRAWAERCWEIPISAREGNSQAVRLRVSFNPDGTVTGRPEVQNPRGDSNFQVLANSAVRAVMRCSAEGGVRLPRERYETWREVVLNFDPKEMMR